In Fusarium oxysporum f. sp. lycopersici 4287 chromosome 9, whole genome shotgun sequence, the genomic stretch TGAATTCAATGCCCTTGGGTTTCTCGATTGAACCTCTACGCGAATTTATGTACACTTGACCACTCATCCTCATGCCCGAGGCGCCGCCACAGGCTCCCATGCTGagatcttggacttggaaCTAAAACGGTCAGAATTTTGCCTCCTACGAAATGCGAAACATACGTGTTGTAAGTCTTGAAAGCGCCACGGGTCTGGGTAAAGTTGGGGATGGCGCGTGACGGCTCAAAGGCTCGGACACCAGCTTGTAGTAGAGGATCCTCGGTAGGAGGCTTGTCGACGCTGTAGCTGATCCAGGCGTGCCATCCGGGCTCAATGTGAGCGGCGTCGTAATCGTGCTTGGCGTACTCGACCCAGCGTGTTCGGAGGGGGAG encodes the following:
- a CDS encoding NADH-ubiquinone oxidoreductase subunit — encoded protein: MSTISRTLSNLRKVGIKDYFVQMLYIGDTKAGRLIGTDRAGNKFFENNEELPLRTRWVEYAKHDYDAAHIEPGWHAWISYSVDKPPTEDPLLQAGVRAFEPSRAIPNFTQTRGAFKTYNTSKSKISAWEPVAAPRA